From Vitis vinifera cultivar Pinot Noir 40024 chromosome 14, ASM3070453v1, a single genomic window includes:
- the LOC100261231 gene encoding probable inactive leucine-rich repeat receptor-like protein kinase At3g03770 isoform X1, which translates to MGLLNLVFLAFLFWVFFISHTHQMQSSQTQALLQLRKHLEYPLALEIWENYSGDFCNLASTPHMAITCQDNSVSELKIMGDKHVKVSDFSGFAVPNETLSDGFSIDSFVTTLSRLSGLRVLSLVSLGIWGPLPDKIHRLALLEVLDLSSNFMFGSIPPKVSTLVKLQTLTLDANFFNDSVPDWMDSLSNLSSLSLRNNRFKGQFPPSISRIATLTDVALSHNELSGKLPDLSSLTNLHVLDLRDNHLDSELPIMPKGLVTALLSENSFSGEIPAQLGELAQLQHLDLSFNSLTGTPPSALFSMANISYLNLASNMLSGSLPDGLSCGDELGFVDISSNKLMGVLPSCLSIASDRRVVKFGGNCFSIDAQHQHQESYCKAAHIKGKQSKGKEIGVLLGAIAGAVIIVAFLAFVLFILCRRCRKYPSRGSFEQPAMPKLAQENSSTGISPELLANARFISQAAKLGTQGSPTYRLFSLEELKDATNNFDPMTFLGEGSIGKLYKGKLENGAYVGIRTITLYRKYSIRNLKLRLDLLSKLRHPHLVSLLGHCIDGGGQDDSNVDRFFLIYEYMPNGNYHTHLSENCPAKVLKWSDRLAVLIGVAKAVHFLHTGVIPGSFNNRLKTNNILLDEHRIAKLSDYGMSIIMEENEKVDAKKEGGKPWQRKQLEDDVYNFGFILLESLVGPIVTGKGETFLLNEMASFGSQDGRKRIVDPIVLTTSSQESLSIVVSITSKCVSPEPSTRPSFEDVLWNLQYAAQVQATADADQKSDGASQT; encoded by the exons ATGGGGCTGTTGAACTTggtttttttggcttttcttttttgggttttctttaTTTCTCACACCCATCAAATGCAAAGCTCTCAAACTCAAGCGCTACTGCAGCTAAGGAAACATTTGGAATACCCTCTGGCACTGGAAATTTGGGAGAATTACAGTGGAGACTTCTGTAACCTGGCTTCAACCCCACACATGGCCATCACATGCCAAGACAATTCTGTCAGTGAGCTCAAAATTATGGGAGATAAGCATGTTAAGGTTAGTGATTTCAGCGGATTTGCAGTTCCTAATGAGACTCTGTCTGACGGTTTCTCTAttgattcttttgttacaacaTTGTCGAGGTTATCGGGCTTAAGGGTTCTTAGTCTAGTGTCTTTGGGGATTTGGGGACCACTTCCTGATAAAATCCATAGGTTGGCTTTACTTGAAGTATTGGATTTGAGCTCAaattttatgtttggttccattCCACCGAAGGTATCTACCTTGGTGAAACTCCAAACCCTCACATTGGATGCTAATTTCTTCAATGACAGTGTCCCCGATTGGATGGATTCGTTGTCCAATCTCTCTAGTTTGAGCTTGAGGAATAACCGGTTTAAGGGTCAGTTTCCTCCTTCTATATCCAGAATTGCAACACTCACGGATGTTGCTCTGTCTCACAATGAGCTTTCTGGTAAATTACCCGATTTGAGTTCCTTAACTAATCTGCATGTATTGGATTTAAGAGATAACCATTTGGATTCCGAACTACCCATCATGCCCAAAGGACTGGTTACAGCCCTCCTAAGTGAGAACTCCTTCTCAGGCGAGATTCCAGCCCAACTAGGAGAATTGGCTCAGCTCCAACATCTTGATCTGTCGTTCAATTCTCTTACTGGAACACCTCCCTCTGCATTGTTCTCTATGGCAAATATCAGTTATTTGAATTTAGCGTCCAATATGCTGAGTGGATCACTTCCTGACGGTCTAAGTTGTGGAGATGAACTTGGGTTTGTTGACATTTCTTCAAACAAGTTAATGGGCGTACTTCCTTCTTGCTTGAGCATTGCTTCAGATAGGAGAGTTGTTAAGTTTGGTGGAAATTGCTTTTCTATAGATGCTCAACACCAGCATCAAGAATCATACTGCAAAGCTGCCCATATAAAGGGAAAACAATCCAAGGGAAAAGAAATAGGAGTATTACTTGGTGCCATAGCAGGAGCTGTTATCATCGTGGCCTTTCTAGCATttgtattattcattttatgtaGAAGGTGTAGAAAATACCCTTCAAGAGGGTCATTTGAGCAGCCTGCAATGCCAAAATTGGCACAAGAGAACTCTTCCACAGGGATTTCACCAGAGCTCCTTGCAAATGCTA gATTCATTTCTCAAGCAGCAAAGCTTGGGACACAAGGTTCCCCAACATATCGATTATTTTCCTTAGAGGAGTTAAAGGATGCCACAAATAATTTTGATCCAATGACATTTCTTGGTGAAGGATCTATTGGCAAG CTTTACAAGGGAAAGTTAGAAAATGGAGCATATGTTGGCATACGAACTATAACTTTGTATAGGAAATATTCAATTCGAAACCTTAAACTTCGCCTGGATTTGCTTTCAAAACTTCGTCATCCACATTTGGTTTCCCTATTGGGTCATTGCATTGATGGCGGTGGACAAGATGATTCCAATGTTGATAGATTCTTTCTTATATATGAATACATGCCCAATGGGAATTATCATACTCATCTCTCAG AAAATTGTCCGGCTAAGGTTCTTAAGTGGTCAGATAGATTGGCGGTTCTAATTGGTGTGGCAAAGGCTGTTCACTTTCTTCATACTGGAGTGATTCCAGGTTCTTTTAACAACCGActgaaaacaaataatatattgCTAGACGAGCATAGGATAGCAAAGTTGAGTGACTATGGGATGTCCATCATTATGGAAGAGAATGAAAAAGTTGAT gcAAAGAAGGAAGGAGGCAAACCATG GCAAAGGAAACAATTAGAGGATGATGTTTATAATTTCGGATTTATCTTGCTTGAATCACTCGTGGGCCCTATAGTAACTGGAAAAGGAGAGACGTTTCTGCTTAATGAAATG GCATCCTTTGGGAGTCAAGACGGTCGGAAGCGAATCGTGGATCCAATTGTACTAACCACATCCTCACAAGAATCATTATCAATTGTGGTATCAATCACAAGCAAATGTGTCTCTCCTGAACCATCTACCCGTCCCTCATTTGAGGATGTACTTTGGAACCTGCAGTATGCAGCTCAAGTCCAGGCCACAGCTGATGCTgatcaaaaatctgatggagcATCCCAAACATAA
- the LOC100261231 gene encoding probable inactive leucine-rich repeat receptor-like protein kinase At3g03770 isoform X2 — protein MGLLNLVFLAFLFWVFFISHTHQMQSSQTQALLQLRKHLEYPLALEIWENYSGDFCNLASTPHMAITCQDNSVSELKIMGDKHVKVSDFSGFAVPNETLSDGFSIDSFVTTLSRLSGLRVLSLVSLGIWGPLPDKIHRLALLEVLDLSSNFMFGSIPPKVSTLVKLQTLTLDANFFNDSVPDWMDSLSNLSSLSLRNNRFKGQFPPSISRIATLTDVALSHNELSGKLPDLSSLTNLHVLDLRDNHLDSELPIMPKGLVTALLSENSFSGEIPAQLGELAQLQHLDLSFNSLTGTPPSALFSMANISYLNLASNMLSGSLPDGLSCGDELGFVDISSNKLMGVLPSCLSIASDRRVVKFGGNCFSIDAQHQHQESYCKAAHIKGKQSKGKEIGVLLGAIAGAVIIVAFLAFVLFILCRRCRKYPSRGSFEQPAMPKLAQENSSTGISPELLANARFISQAAKLGTQGSPTYRLFSLEELKDATNNFDPMTFLGEGSIGKLYKGKLENGAYVGIRTITLYRKYSIRNLKLRLDLLSKLRHPHLVSLLGHCIDGGGQDDSNVDRFFLIYEYMPNGNYHTHLSENCPAKVLKWSDRLAVLIGVAKAVHFLHTGVIPGSFNNRLKTNNILLDEHRIAKLSDYGMSIIMEENEKVDAKKEGGKPCDSLQGFDSMTSFGVGKGNN, from the exons ATGGGGCTGTTGAACTTggtttttttggcttttcttttttgggttttctttaTTTCTCACACCCATCAAATGCAAAGCTCTCAAACTCAAGCGCTACTGCAGCTAAGGAAACATTTGGAATACCCTCTGGCACTGGAAATTTGGGAGAATTACAGTGGAGACTTCTGTAACCTGGCTTCAACCCCACACATGGCCATCACATGCCAAGACAATTCTGTCAGTGAGCTCAAAATTATGGGAGATAAGCATGTTAAGGTTAGTGATTTCAGCGGATTTGCAGTTCCTAATGAGACTCTGTCTGACGGTTTCTCTAttgattcttttgttacaacaTTGTCGAGGTTATCGGGCTTAAGGGTTCTTAGTCTAGTGTCTTTGGGGATTTGGGGACCACTTCCTGATAAAATCCATAGGTTGGCTTTACTTGAAGTATTGGATTTGAGCTCAaattttatgtttggttccattCCACCGAAGGTATCTACCTTGGTGAAACTCCAAACCCTCACATTGGATGCTAATTTCTTCAATGACAGTGTCCCCGATTGGATGGATTCGTTGTCCAATCTCTCTAGTTTGAGCTTGAGGAATAACCGGTTTAAGGGTCAGTTTCCTCCTTCTATATCCAGAATTGCAACACTCACGGATGTTGCTCTGTCTCACAATGAGCTTTCTGGTAAATTACCCGATTTGAGTTCCTTAACTAATCTGCATGTATTGGATTTAAGAGATAACCATTTGGATTCCGAACTACCCATCATGCCCAAAGGACTGGTTACAGCCCTCCTAAGTGAGAACTCCTTCTCAGGCGAGATTCCAGCCCAACTAGGAGAATTGGCTCAGCTCCAACATCTTGATCTGTCGTTCAATTCTCTTACTGGAACACCTCCCTCTGCATTGTTCTCTATGGCAAATATCAGTTATTTGAATTTAGCGTCCAATATGCTGAGTGGATCACTTCCTGACGGTCTAAGTTGTGGAGATGAACTTGGGTTTGTTGACATTTCTTCAAACAAGTTAATGGGCGTACTTCCTTCTTGCTTGAGCATTGCTTCAGATAGGAGAGTTGTTAAGTTTGGTGGAAATTGCTTTTCTATAGATGCTCAACACCAGCATCAAGAATCATACTGCAAAGCTGCCCATATAAAGGGAAAACAATCCAAGGGAAAAGAAATAGGAGTATTACTTGGTGCCATAGCAGGAGCTGTTATCATCGTGGCCTTTCTAGCATttgtattattcattttatgtaGAAGGTGTAGAAAATACCCTTCAAGAGGGTCATTTGAGCAGCCTGCAATGCCAAAATTGGCACAAGAGAACTCTTCCACAGGGATTTCACCAGAGCTCCTTGCAAATGCTA gATTCATTTCTCAAGCAGCAAAGCTTGGGACACAAGGTTCCCCAACATATCGATTATTTTCCTTAGAGGAGTTAAAGGATGCCACAAATAATTTTGATCCAATGACATTTCTTGGTGAAGGATCTATTGGCAAG CTTTACAAGGGAAAGTTAGAAAATGGAGCATATGTTGGCATACGAACTATAACTTTGTATAGGAAATATTCAATTCGAAACCTTAAACTTCGCCTGGATTTGCTTTCAAAACTTCGTCATCCACATTTGGTTTCCCTATTGGGTCATTGCATTGATGGCGGTGGACAAGATGATTCCAATGTTGATAGATTCTTTCTTATATATGAATACATGCCCAATGGGAATTATCATACTCATCTCTCAG AAAATTGTCCGGCTAAGGTTCTTAAGTGGTCAGATAGATTGGCGGTTCTAATTGGTGTGGCAAAGGCTGTTCACTTTCTTCATACTGGAGTGATTCCAGGTTCTTTTAACAACCGActgaaaacaaataatatattgCTAGACGAGCATAGGATAGCAAAGTTGAGTGACTATGGGATGTCCATCATTATGGAAGAGAATGAAAAAGTTGAT gcAAAGAAGGAAGGAGGCAAACCATG TGATTCTCTACAAGGTTTTGACTCGATGACATCCTTTGGTGTAGGCAAAGGAAACAATTAG